AAGTTTTACACACGCCAGGCCGGCTCCATCCTGGCCACGGTTGTGCTGCTTTTCCATAAGCAGCGACATTTTCTGAAGTGCGTAAACAGGGTTGCCGTATTTTGCCAGATAAAATTCCGCCGGCTTACGGAGGCGCAGAAATGCAATTCCACACTCATGCTTGATGGCTTCGCTCATTGCAGGGTTTGAATTTGTTGCAAATTTACTGAAAAACAATGAAATTATGAAATGGCTTTTTTAAAATATAGCTTTGGCGTTTATTACAATCTCTCGTTTATATCGGCGCTTCAGCGATTGAATACTTTGGTGACATTTTTTTATTCTTTTGCACCGACAGGGATTAGGCATTAAAAGGTCTGTAAATACTTCTGATTATTGCACCCGATACTGACTTAAAGCGCGCTATATCAAACTTTGTAACACAGAGTTTAACGGAGTACCCACAGAGGCGCACAGAGTAGATTTAATCGGGCAAAAGCCGATATCAATTACAGCAAAGTGAATTTGTAAGCGAGCTTTCAGAATTCGACATGCTGTAATTGATTAACTCAACTTCGTTGTGTCCTTTCCAATCGGCTTTTGTTTTTTTACTCCGATCCGCATCAGCGTATTAAATTACACTCTTTAAAAATTGCTGAGCTACTCTGTCTGACTACGATCCAGGAGGTTTATAAATGTTTAAATGCGTTGGTCCTGGTTGCATCGAATGTTTATCTCTTGCATGTCCGCCATAAACATTAAATTTGCACAGCTATAAGAGCCATGTCGGAACACAGAAGTTTTTCAAATCGCAAATTGTTTTTCTATGTCCTGTTTGCCGCAACAGGACTGGCTTTTATTATTAAGCTTTTTCTGATTCAGATTGTTAATGACAAGTACAAAGAGTCGGCCGACAACAATGCCTTGCGGTATATGTATGAGTATCCCGCCCGCGGCCTAGTGTACGACCGTTTTGGAAAACTGATTGTTTACAATAAGGCAACTTTTGACCTGATGGTTATTCCAAGGGAAATTGAAAACCTTGACACCTTGCGGCTTTGCAAGATTATTGGCATTTCAAAAGCGGAATACGATAAACGGATGAAGAAAGTTACTAATCTTTCCGGGTATCATCAACCGTCGATACTGGATAATGATTTGCCGGAAGAGGTGTACAGCCGTTTTCAGGAAGAGAGTTTCAGATTTAAGGGGTTTTATATTCAAAGCAGGACCAAGCGGGCATACACGATGCCGGTGGCACCGCATACGCTTGGTTATATTGGCGAGGCCAGTCCGTCTGTCATTGAAAAGGACCCTTATTATCGATCCGGAGATTACATTGGTATCAGCGGCCTTGAGAAGTCATACGAGAAGGAACTGCGTGGCGAAAAAGGTCTGCGCGTAATGGTTGTAGATGTTCATAATACGGTCCAGGGTAGTTTTAAAGACGGAGAACTTGACCGGATGCCGGTTTCAGGAAAAGATTTGTATTCAACCCTGGATCTTGAATTGCAGAATTACGCAGAGAGCCTGATGGTCAACAAACGTGGAGGCATTGTGGCCATTGAACCGGCCACAGGCGAGGTGCTGGCCATGGTGAGTGAACCTTCTTACGATCCAAATCTGCTTGTGGGCCGAACCCGTTCGAAACATTATGTCGAATTGCAGAATGATGTTCAGAATCATCCGCTGTACAATCGTGCAATCATGACAAGATATCCGCCCGGAAGCACTTTCAAGGTCGTGAATGGACTGGCTGGTTTGCAGGAAGGCATATTTGATGATCAAACAATGTTTTCGTGTTTTGGTGGTTATCGTCTCAGTGATTCTCACACCATCGATTGCCATTCGCATCCGAGTCCGCTTTCTATTCGAAATGCCGTTGCATATTCGTGCAACACCTGGTTTTGCTGGGCTTTCAAGAAGTTCGTCGACAGCGATAAATTCTCTTCTTCGCGCGAAGGCTATGAGCGCTGGCGCAATTATATTTATAAACTTGGGTATGGTCATGCGCTGGGAATCGATCTCCCAAATGAGTTTGGCGGCTATGTGCCGGAAGTTGACTATTACGACAGAATGCTGGGTCATCGAAAATGGCATGCAAACTCAATCGTTTCAGTTGCTATTGGCCAGGGAGAAATTGGTGCAACCCCTTTGCAACTTGCCAATCTGACCGCTATTATTGCCAACCGCGGATACTACATCACACCGCATGTTGTCAAGGCCATTGGCAATAAAAATAACATGAACACAAAATACATGAATCGTCATGAAACGGGCATTGATTCTAAGTATTATGAAATTATTGCAGATGGAATGGAATCGGCGGTGCTGAGTGGAACTGCTACGGTGGCTCAGATGGACGGAGTTGTGGTTTGTGCAAAAACAGGTACAGCCCAGGATCCGCCACGGAAAAACCATTCTGTTTTTATCGCATTTGCGCCAAAGGTAAATCCAAAAATCGCCATTGCCGTTCTGGTTGAAAACAGTGGATTTGGCGCTACCTATGCCGGCCCTATTGCCAGCCTGATGATTGAATACTATTTAAACAGAAAGATAGAACGCAAAGACCTTCAGGAAAGAATTCAAAACACTATACTGCTTAACCCGAACCAATGAGCCACTTTGAAAGCAAAACTGGAAAAATGGATTTCTGGGTGTTGTTTATTTACATCGCCCTGATGATCATTGGCTGGTTGAGCGTTTTTGCAACAGGGTACCGTGAAGGCACATTCAGTATATTCGATTTTTCGATGGCCTATGGCCGTCAATCGGTGTGGGTTCTGACTTCCGTGCTGATGGGACTGGCCTTATTGCTTATCGATGCACGATTCTTGCCGCGGGTTTCGTTTGGTTTTTATGTGGGTGTTTTGATTTTGCTTATTCTAGTTCTTATTATTGGCACTGTCACCTCTGGAAACCGCGCCTGGATTGAGCTTGGTGCCGGGGTAAAATTGCAGCCCTCGGAGTTTGCAAAATATGCAACGGCATTATTTCTGGCCAAGTATCTGAGTATCCCGGGAATAAAATTCAGTAACAAAAAAAACAGAAATACTATTTTCATTATTGTGCTGATTCCAACGTTGCTTGTTTTTTTACAGGGCGACACGGGCTCCGCTATTGTGTTTGGTTCATTTCTTTTGCTTTTTTTCAGAATCGGAATGCCGGGCTTTTTTATATTTCTGGTGATGTATGTTGCAGCACTTTTTGTTGCAACTCTTCTCATTAAACAAATTGTTCTTATAGTAATTCTGTTTGGAATATTTGCGGCTCTGATTTATATTTATCGTGAAAAGCGCAAGGAAATAATCCGTTATCTGATTATGTTTTTTGCATCTGCCATCTTTATCGTCAGTGTGAATTATATTTTTGGAACGGTGTTGAGACCTCACCAAAAAGACCGAATCAACGTGCTTATCGGCAAGGAATACGATCCAAAAGGCTCTGCTTTTAATGTGAATCAGTCGCTTATTGCCATTGGTTCCGGCGGCTTTTCGGGAAAGGGTTTTCTCGAAGGAACGCAGACAAAATACAATTTCGTTCCGGAACAGACAACCGATTTTATTTTCTGCACCATAGGTGAGCAGTGGGGTTTTGCAGGCAGTTCCATCATTGTAATATTGTATGTTTTTCTGCTGATCCGGCTTGTAATGATGGCGGAGAAACAGCGATCGGATTTCAGCCGGTATTATATTTATGCCGTTGCCGGTATTTTCTTTTTGCACTTTTTTGTAAACATAGGAATGACCATTGCTCTCGTGCCAGTTATTGGAATCCCGCTTCCATTCGTAAGTTACGGGGGTTCTTCGCTGTGGGCGTTTACGCTGATGCTCTTTACTGTTCTAAAACTGAACCTTCACCGAAACTCAGTTTTGTAGCTATGATCCAACGGTTGTTTATTGCATTTGATGTTGTCCCATCTGAAACTTTGTCGCGCGAGTACGATAAACTGCGTTTGATTTTTTCGCGCGATAGGTTCTCCTGGGCGCGGCTGAATCAGATGCATATGACGCTGAAGTTTCTGGGCGAAACATCATCGGATAAAATTCCGATTATCCGGGAAGCAATGCTGGAGGCCTTTGACGGAGAAAGCGCCGCTGCATTTTCATTGGACTCGCTGGGTGTTTTTGGATCTTCATATGCGCCAAAAGTGTTGTGGACACATGTCGTGCCTGAAGATCAATGCCGCATCTGGTTTGATAAACTAAAATCTTCGTTGCTTAGCCGTGGCTTTGAATACGACCGTCAGAATTTTGTTCCACATCTTACGCTGGCACGCATTAAATCAATCGCTGACCGGAAAGTGCTGAATGAAACAGTTGTAAAATACAAGGACTTTTGTTTTGCGGAATTCCGTGTGCAGGAAATCGTATTGTATGAAAGTCTGCTGAAACCA
Above is a window of Bacteroidetes bacterium GWF2_43_63 DNA encoding:
- a CDS encoding penicillin-binding protein 2, producing the protein MSEHRSFSNRKLFFYVLFAATGLAFIIKLFLIQIVNDKYKESADNNALRYMYEYPARGLVYDRFGKLIVYNKATFDLMVIPREIENLDTLRLCKIIGISKAEYDKRMKKVTNLSGYHQPSILDNDLPEEVYSRFQEESFRFKGFYIQSRTKRAYTMPVAPHTLGYIGEASPSVIEKDPYYRSGDYIGISGLEKSYEKELRGEKGLRVMVVDVHNTVQGSFKDGELDRMPVSGKDLYSTLDLELQNYAESLMVNKRGGIVAIEPATGEVLAMVSEPSYDPNLLVGRTRSKHYVELQNDVQNHPLYNRAIMTRYPPGSTFKVVNGLAGLQEGIFDDQTMFSCFGGYRLSDSHTIDCHSHPSPLSIRNAVAYSCNTWFCWAFKKFVDSDKFSSSREGYERWRNYIYKLGYGHALGIDLPNEFGGYVPEVDYYDRMLGHRKWHANSIVSVAIGQGEIGATPLQLANLTAIIANRGYYITPHVVKAIGNKNNMNTKYMNRHETGIDSKYYEIIADGMESAVLSGTATVAQMDGVVVCAKTGTAQDPPRKNHSVFIAFAPKVNPKIAIAVLVENSGFGATYAGPIASLMIEYYLNRKIERKDLQERIQNTILLNPNQ
- a CDS encoding 2'-5' RNA ligase, which gives rise to MIQRLFIAFDVVPSETLSREYDKLRLIFSRDRFSWARLNQMHMTLKFLGETSSDKIPIIREAMLEAFDGESAAAFSLDSLGVFGSSYAPKVLWTHVVPEDQCRIWFDKLKSSLLSRGFEYDRQNFVPHLTLARIKSIADRKVLNETVVKYKDFCFAEFRVQEIVLYESLLKPTGAEYIRHFSVSLY